The following coding sequences are from one Phycisphaeraceae bacterium window:
- the rdgB gene encoding RdgB/HAM1 family non-canonical purine NTP pyrophosphatase has translation MTSDPIVLATANPHKVEELREIFALAGVPVVGLADLSAPAGGFREPEESGTTFEANAAIKAASYARQTGRTCLADDSGLMIDALNGRPGVISSHYSTDGRETGASRAERDRQNNERVLRELAGVEPERRTARFVCVMALAGADGSILATSRGAFEGRIGIPPRVPSGTNGFGYDPLFLVAPGFSQTGAELDAAEKNRVSHRSGAAREMALLLRSMRNR, from the coding sequence ATGACGAGCGACCCGATCGTGCTGGCGACCGCGAATCCTCACAAGGTGGAGGAACTGCGCGAGATCTTCGCCCTCGCCGGCGTGCCGGTCGTGGGCCTCGCCGACCTCTCGGCGCCCGCCGGAGGCTTCCGCGAACCGGAGGAGTCCGGGACCACCTTCGAGGCCAACGCCGCGATCAAGGCGGCGTCGTACGCCCGTCAGACCGGTCGCACCTGCCTGGCGGATGACTCGGGGCTGATGATCGATGCGCTGAATGGACGCCCGGGCGTGATCTCCTCGCACTACAGCACCGATGGCCGCGAGACCGGCGCCTCCCGCGCCGAGCGAGACCGGCAGAACAACGAGCGGGTGCTGCGGGAGCTGGCCGGCGTGGAGCCCGAGCGGCGCACAGCTCGGTTTGTGTGCGTCATGGCGCTCGCCGGTGCGGATGGCTCCATTCTCGCGACGTCGCGCGGCGCCTTTGAGGGACGGATCGGGATCCCGCCGCGTGTCCCGAGCGGGACGAACGGGTTCGGGTACGACCCACTGTTCCTCGTCGCTCCCGGGTTTTCCCAAACCGGCGCGGAACTGGACGCGGCCGAGAAGAACCGGGTGAGCCACCGGTCGGGGGCGGCGCGAGAGATGGCCCTGCTGCTGCGGTCAATGAGGAACAGGTAG
- a CDS encoding (2Fe-2S)-binding protein, translating into MESPGPDMPTGATPVDRCVCLGLPFEYLRGVARAGGLSFAQLRAATGCSTGCSMCEPYVRLMLATGQTRFPIMSEADFRRAGVDPSPGAGE; encoded by the coding sequence GTGGAATCGCCCGGGCCCGACATGCCGACAGGGGCGACACCGGTCGATCGGTGCGTCTGCCTCGGGCTGCCGTTCGAATACCTCCGCGGCGTAGCCCGGGCCGGCGGTCTGTCGTTCGCCCAGTTGCGAGCCGCCACCGGCTGCTCGACCGGGTGTTCGATGTGCGAACCGTACGTGCGGCTGATGCTGGCGACGGGTCAGACACGGTTCCCGATCATGTCCGAGGCCGACTTCCGACGCGCCGGCGTCGATCCGTCACCCGGAGCGGGGGAATGA
- a CDS encoding aldehyde dehydrogenase family protein, with the protein MPSDLLRQLGVTDDPRFVASVSGREKPDTGVVASVNPATLEVLGGARLDTAESYETTIAEATETFRAWREVPAPVRGQVVRAIGDEFRRHREALGSLVSTEMGKIKAEGVGEVQESVDIADFAVGLSRQLYGATLPSERPNHRMLEQWLPLGPIGVITAFNFPNAVWAWNAMLAAVCGDVVIWKPSLLTPLTSIATNALADRVASTMGHPGVFRLVMGTDEVVGERMIADRRLPLISATGSCRMGRRVGQVVAGRLGRTLLELGGNNAIIVNEDADQELALRTIVFGAVGTAGQRCTTTRRLIVHEKIAESFVARIAGAYGQIAARIGDPMKAGTLVGPLVNERAVEQYLHAVRTAKEQGGTVLAGGERALPGGLKGHFVQPTLIRAPASNTLPIAQEETFAPILYVFTFKTLDEAIALHNSVDQGLASAIFTESIRSMERFLAPSGAGSDCGLAYVNLGTSGAEIGGAFGGEKDTGGGRESGSDSWKAYMRRQTCTINFSGKFELAQGIRFES; encoded by the coding sequence ATGCCCTCAGATCTTCTTCGTCAATTGGGTGTCACCGACGATCCGCGATTCGTCGCTTCGGTCTCCGGGCGTGAGAAGCCCGACACAGGCGTCGTTGCATCAGTGAACCCGGCGACGCTGGAGGTGCTCGGCGGGGCCCGGCTCGACACGGCCGAGTCGTACGAAACGACGATTGCAGAGGCGACGGAGACGTTCCGGGCGTGGCGGGAGGTTCCGGCCCCGGTCCGTGGGCAGGTCGTCCGGGCGATCGGCGACGAGTTCCGCCGCCACCGCGAGGCCCTGGGCTCGCTGGTCAGCACGGAGATGGGGAAGATCAAGGCCGAGGGGGTGGGCGAGGTGCAGGAATCGGTGGATATCGCCGACTTCGCGGTAGGCCTCTCCCGACAGCTCTACGGGGCGACGCTGCCGAGCGAGCGTCCGAACCACCGGATGCTGGAGCAGTGGCTGCCGCTGGGCCCGATCGGGGTCATTACGGCGTTCAACTTTCCCAACGCGGTGTGGGCGTGGAACGCGATGCTCGCGGCGGTGTGCGGGGATGTGGTGATCTGGAAGCCGAGCCTGCTGACGCCGCTGACGAGCATCGCGACCAACGCGCTGGCGGACCGGGTGGCGTCGACGATGGGGCATCCGGGCGTCTTCCGCCTGGTGATGGGGACCGACGAGGTGGTGGGCGAGCGGATGATCGCGGACCGGCGTCTGCCGCTGATCAGCGCGACGGGCTCGTGCCGGATGGGCCGGCGCGTCGGGCAGGTCGTGGCGGGTCGCCTGGGGCGGACGCTGCTGGAGCTCGGCGGCAACAACGCGATCATCGTCAACGAGGATGCGGACCAGGAGTTGGCGCTGCGGACGATCGTCTTCGGCGCCGTCGGCACGGCCGGCCAGCGCTGCACCACAACGCGCCGGCTGATCGTCCACGAGAAGATCGCCGAGTCGTTCGTGGCCCGGATCGCCGGTGCCTACGGGCAGATTGCGGCGAGGATCGGCGACCCGATGAAGGCCGGCACGCTCGTCGGTCCGCTGGTGAACGAGCGGGCGGTAGAGCAGTACCTGCACGCGGTGCGCACGGCCAAGGAGCAGGGGGGCACGGTGCTCGCGGGCGGGGAACGGGCGTTGCCCGGCGGCCTCAAGGGCCACTTCGTCCAGCCCACGCTCATCCGGGCGCCGGCGTCGAACACCCTGCCGATCGCGCAGGAGGAGACGTTCGCCCCGATCCTGTACGTCTTCACCTTCAAGACGCTCGACGAGGCCATCGCGCTGCACAACAGCGTGGACCAGGGCCTCGCATCGGCGATCTTCACCGAATCGATCCGCTCGATGGAGCGGTTCCTGGCTCCCTCGGGCGCCGGGAGCGACTGCGGCCTGGCCTACGTCAACCTCGGGACCTCCGGGGCCGAGATCGGCGGGGCCTTCGGCGGCGAGAAGGACACGGGCGGGGGACGGGAATCGGGATCTGATTCGTGGAAGGCGTACATGCGCCGCCAGACGTGCACCATCAACTTCTCCGGCAAGTTCGAACTCGCACAGGGGATCCGCTTTGAATCGTGA
- a CDS encoding type II secretion system protein, which translates to MKTRGLPIQRGFTLIELLVVISIIALLVGLLLPALSRATQAARALKDANQVRSVMQGMIVFAQANSDSYPLPSRHDAGDGTIASSSGASKDNTGNILSILIFNGAFLPEMAVSPSESNTGQVKRDERYQYTNPEAVSAAGGVPANGSGAMWDPGFAGTPVDPGTYRRLDGNVKVAHQSYAHQIPLGRRLSRWSSTFATTEAVIGNRGPGYSEIVWPTSGRYTLNSPTSPVPGVTSNTLLIHGGRNTWEGNIGYNDGHVTFETKPAPDGVNYRRNASGSGPLTVADNLFVDEQDDASASIQTDGRLKSNALLRPVASLPVNTGTLTTGSSGSVNLWAD; encoded by the coding sequence ATGAAGACCAGAGGTCTTCCAATTCAACGCGGATTTACGCTTATCGAACTGCTCGTCGTGATCTCGATCATCGCACTGCTCGTCGGCCTGCTGCTCCCGGCGCTCAGCCGGGCCACGCAGGCCGCCCGGGCCCTGAAGGATGCGAACCAGGTCCGGTCGGTCATGCAGGGGATGATTGTCTTCGCTCAGGCCAACTCGGATTCCTACCCACTGCCGTCGCGGCACGATGCGGGAGACGGCACCATCGCCTCCAGCAGCGGCGCCAGCAAAGACAACACCGGGAACATCCTGTCCATCCTCATCTTCAACGGCGCGTTCCTGCCGGAGATGGCGGTCAGCCCGTCGGAGTCCAACACCGGCCAGGTGAAGCGGGACGAGCGGTATCAGTACACCAACCCGGAGGCCGTCTCCGCGGCCGGGGGCGTCCCCGCCAACGGCTCGGGCGCGATGTGGGACCCCGGCTTCGCCGGCACGCCCGTCGATCCAGGGACGTACCGCCGCCTGGACGGCAACGTGAAGGTGGCGCACCAGTCGTACGCGCACCAGATCCCGCTGGGGCGAAGGCTCTCCCGGTGGAGCAGCACGTTCGCGACCACCGAGGCGGTCATCGGCAACCGCGGGCCCGGGTACAGCGAGATCGTGTGGCCGACCTCCGGGCGCTACACGCTCAACTCGCCGACAAGTCCGGTCCCTGGCGTGACGTCCAACACCCTGCTGATCCACGGCGGGCGCAACACCTGGGAGGGCAACATCGGCTACAACGACGGGCACGTCACCTTCGAGACCAAGCCGGCGCCTGACGGCGTCAACTACCGGCGAAACGCCTCGGGGTCCGGCCCGCTCACCGTCGCCGACAACTTGTTTGTCGATGAGCAGGACGACGCCAGTGCCTCCATTCAGACGGACGGGAGGCTCAAGTCGAACGCGCTGTTGAGGCCGGTGGCATCGCTCCCGGTCAACACAGGCACGCTCACGACCGGGTCGTCCGGTTCGGTCAATCTCTGGGCGGACTAG
- a CDS encoding type II secretion system protein, with protein sequence MRRRAFTLIELLVTIAIVALLVSLLLPSLAGAREAARSGVCASNLRQIMTASDLYASDHADHMPPGAADFLVNLQRWHGSRTSQSAAFSPEGGPITPYLDDSAGSSRLIRECPTFVPTLRLLQQAGSGGGYERACGGYGYNLRYVGVVLRRVSPTVLTVATDRAGSPRHLFGRPAATLGFADSAAPSAGAAGVIEYSFIEPRFWVDAPGVRTDATMHFRHGASAGNPGNANIAWLDGHVSPDAMAFSRPTEFEGLDCRSRSLGWTGREDSNILYSGE encoded by the coding sequence GTGAGGCGTCGGGCGTTCACACTCATCGAGCTGCTCGTGACGATCGCCATCGTCGCGCTCCTGGTCTCGCTGCTCCTGCCGTCGCTGGCCGGGGCGCGGGAGGCTGCTCGCTCGGGCGTGTGCGCCTCCAACCTCCGCCAGATTATGACCGCCTCGGACCTGTACGCCTCCGACCACGCGGACCACATGCCGCCGGGCGCGGCAGACTTCCTCGTCAACCTCCAGCGCTGGCACGGCTCGCGAACCAGCCAGTCGGCGGCGTTCAGCCCCGAGGGCGGACCGATCACGCCCTACCTCGACGACTCGGCCGGCTCCAGCCGCTTGATCCGCGAGTGCCCCACGTTCGTGCCGACGCTTCGGCTGCTCCAGCAGGCCGGGTCGGGCGGGGGGTACGAGCGGGCGTGCGGGGGGTACGGGTACAACCTGCGATACGTCGGGGTGGTGCTGCGACGCGTATCACCCACGGTCCTGACTGTCGCCACCGACCGCGCGGGCTCACCCCGGCACCTCTTCGGCCGCCCCGCGGCAACGCTCGGCTTCGCCGACTCCGCCGCGCCCAGCGCGGGGGCTGCCGGCGTAATCGAGTACTCGTTCATTGAGCCCCGCTTCTGGGTCGATGCGCCGGGGGTCAGGACGGATGCGACGATGCACTTCCGGCACGGGGCGTCCGCCGGGAACCCCGGGAACGCGAACATCGCGTGGCTCGATGGGCACGTCTCGCCCGACGCCATGGCATTCTCCAGGCCCACGGAGTTCGAGGGGCTCGACTGCCGGAGCCGATCGCTCGGATGGACAGGCCGGGAGGACTCCAACATCCTGTACTCCGGAGAGTGA
- the rpiA gene encoding ribose-5-phosphate isomerase RpiA has product MNREPNTADALAEAVVAEVQSGMIVGLGTGRTASRGVLALADRVREEKLDVRCVPTSHATETLARAHRLNVIDFTMVERIDLLFDGADEVDPALRMVKGAGGAFVRERIVASAADRRIYMITDVKLVDRLGTRATLPVAVQSFGLSSIRRHLREAGLNGVFRRGLDGQMFLNDNGNLVIDVTMGDYDPEELAAVLDAMPGVVDHGLFLHECDELVIESKDGIRRVIRQDQPESEGGCGQGCGCH; this is encoded by the coding sequence TTGAATCGTGAACCCAACACCGCCGATGCCCTGGCCGAAGCCGTCGTCGCCGAGGTCCAATCCGGAATGATCGTCGGGCTCGGAACCGGCCGCACCGCTTCCCGCGGCGTACTCGCCCTGGCCGATCGCGTGCGCGAGGAGAAGCTCGACGTCCGTTGCGTGCCGACGAGCCACGCCACCGAGACGCTCGCCCGGGCCCATCGCCTGAACGTCATCGACTTCACCATGGTCGAGCGGATCGACCTGCTCTTCGACGGCGCCGACGAGGTCGATCCGGCCCTGCGGATGGTCAAGGGGGCGGGCGGGGCGTTCGTCCGCGAGCGGATCGTCGCCTCCGCGGCGGACCGGCGGATCTACATGATCACGGATGTCAAGCTGGTCGACCGCCTCGGCACGCGTGCGACGCTGCCGGTCGCGGTGCAGTCCTTCGGGTTGTCGTCGATCCGGCGGCACCTGCGCGAGGCCGGTCTCAACGGCGTCTTCCGGCGCGGGCTCGACGGCCAGATGTTCCTCAACGACAACGGGAACCTGGTGATTGATGTCACGATGGGCGACTACGACCCCGAGGAGCTCGCCGCGGTGCTCGACGCGATGCCGGGCGTGGTGGACCACGGCCTGTTCCTGCACGAGTGCGACGAACTGGTCATCGAGTCCAAGGACGGCATCCGGCGGGTGATCCGGCAGGACCAGCCGGAGTCCGAGGGCGGCTGCGGCCAGGGCTGCGGCTGCCACTGA
- the rpoC gene encoding DNA-directed RNA polymerase subunit beta', whose translation MAAEGVFDRINDFQAIKVSLASPNDIRSWSYGEVKKPETINYRTYRPEKDGLFCERIFGPERDYECACGKYKGTKYKGIICDRCGVKVTHSRVRRKRMGHINLAAPIVHIWFFKAMPSRLGNLLKMKTADLEKVIYFQDYVVVDPGDTELKFKQMLTEDEFRLAQEKYGNAFRALMGADAMRELIERTDLDRLAGEIREDLKNTRSKQTIKDLAKRLKIVEQIRGSENDPAWLVMDVVPVIPPDLRPLVLLESGNFATSDLNDLYRRIINRNNRLKKLMDLNAPEVIIRNEKRMLQQAVDALFDNNRCRRPVLGSSNRPLKSLTDMIKGKQGRFRENLLGKRVDYSARSVIVVGPELKLHQCGLPKKIALELYQPFIIRKLKEHGLADTIKSAKRMLERRDPEVWDVLEEVIYQHPVLLNRAPTLHRMGIQAFEPVLVEGNAIRIHPLVCGGFNADFDGDQMAVHLPLSVEAQAEAHVLMLSTNNIFGPANGKPIISPSQDIVMGVYFITVGIADEVADNKRPRFKDRREAMLAYDQGKITIHQQIYVRLDGFDAVVDDQGKAPKPLAADRRVLTTVGRILFSDILERGMPFYNCALGKKGCARVIDDCYAICGRPATIDLLDRLKEIGFKQSTLAGLSFGITDLRIPDAKKELIQDAEKKVNRVEKNFERGLITERERYNQLLDIWSHCREEVTKKLVATLKSDRRDADGNELATEAKTGRMYLNPVYLMGDSGARGNISQMMQLAGMRGLMAKPSGEIIETPIRANFREGLHILEYFSSTHGARKGLADTALKTADSGYLTRKLCDVAQSVIISEHNCGSQRGIIKRAIYKGENVAVPLGEQVLGRIARRAVVNPRTDEVVVAENEMITEETARRIDELGIESVEVRSPLTSESRFGCSVLDYGMDRSTGKLVEPGMAVGIIAAQSIGEPGTQLTMRTFHTGGIGQRSAAETQYQALNGGKVELRDCNEVAVKDDDGNDVMVALKRNGEMAIMDAKGRELEKTKVPYGAYIMVKTGDEVRKGQILVKWDPHRLPTLAEKEGTIQFVDIEIGETVREEDSGQGRKALVVIEHKGDKHPQINIVDPQGNILDFHYLPAKARIEVTDGQEIKAGHMLARQPRSAAGSQDIVGGLPRVTEIFEARKPKDPAVMAEISGRVEIHSDKRKGKMTIRVISDAGIEKDHHVPQDRHLLVHTGDYVQAGDALTEGPLVPHDILRIKGEEALWMYMLDEVQNVYRAQGVVIDDKHIEVILAQMLRKVRVENPGDTDLLPHDVVDKFEFRRRNSEIAEMVRITEPGGTDLPKDAMVTKAEVREANAKAEAAGKDGAKGKKARPATGRTLLLGITKASLQSESFLSGASFQETTKVLTEASLRGATDELVGLKENVLLGHLIPAGTGFKPWQAIRVKPLVDLPESDDDGDEATMLEEATRAAEALGADRNDKVGVPRVEMPGVGVGGHAPVSTEG comes from the coding sequence ATGGCAGCTGAAGGCGTGTTCGATCGGATCAATGACTTCCAGGCGATCAAGGTCTCTCTCGCCAGCCCCAACGACATCCGGTCGTGGTCCTATGGCGAGGTCAAGAAGCCCGAGACCATCAACTACCGCACCTACCGCCCGGAGAAGGACGGCCTCTTCTGCGAGCGCATCTTCGGCCCCGAGCGCGACTACGAGTGCGCCTGCGGCAAGTACAAGGGCACCAAGTACAAGGGCATCATCTGCGACCGCTGCGGCGTCAAGGTGACCCACTCGCGCGTGCGCCGCAAGCGCATGGGCCACATCAACCTCGCCGCCCCGATCGTCCACATCTGGTTCTTCAAGGCCATGCCCAGCCGCCTGGGCAACCTGCTGAAGATGAAGACCGCCGACCTCGAGAAGGTCATCTACTTCCAGGACTACGTCGTCGTCGATCCTGGCGACACCGAGCTCAAGTTCAAGCAGATGCTGACCGAGGACGAGTTCCGCCTCGCCCAGGAGAAGTACGGCAACGCCTTCCGCGCTCTCATGGGTGCCGATGCGATGCGTGAACTCATCGAGCGGACCGACCTGGACCGCCTCGCCGGCGAGATCCGCGAGGACCTCAAGAACACCCGCAGCAAGCAGACCATCAAGGACCTCGCCAAGCGGCTCAAGATCGTCGAGCAGATCCGCGGCTCCGAGAACGACCCGGCGTGGCTGGTGATGGACGTGGTCCCGGTGATCCCGCCCGACCTGCGCCCCCTCGTGCTGCTCGAGAGCGGCAACTTCGCGACCAGCGACCTCAACGACCTCTATCGCCGCATCATCAACCGCAACAACCGCCTCAAGAAGCTGATGGACCTCAACGCCCCCGAGGTCATTATCCGCAATGAGAAGCGGATGCTCCAGCAGGCCGTCGATGCCCTCTTCGACAACAACCGATGCCGCCGCCCCGTGCTGGGCTCCAGCAACCGGCCGCTCAAGTCGCTGACCGACATGATCAAGGGCAAGCAGGGCCGCTTCCGCGAGAACCTGCTGGGCAAGCGCGTCGACTACTCCGCCCGGTCCGTCATCGTCGTCGGCCCCGAGCTCAAGCTGCACCAGTGCGGCCTGCCCAAGAAGATCGCGCTGGAGCTCTACCAGCCCTTCATCATCCGCAAGCTCAAGGAGCACGGGCTCGCCGACACAATCAAGTCGGCCAAGCGCATGCTCGAGCGCCGCGACCCCGAGGTGTGGGACGTGCTTGAGGAGGTCATCTACCAGCACCCCGTGCTGCTCAACCGCGCCCCGACCCTCCACCGCATGGGCATCCAGGCCTTCGAGCCCGTGCTCGTCGAGGGCAACGCCATCCGCATCCACCCGCTGGTCTGCGGCGGGTTCAACGCCGACTTCGACGGCGACCAGATGGCCGTCCACCTCCCCCTCTCCGTCGAGGCCCAGGCCGAGGCCCACGTGCTCATGCTCAGCACGAACAACATCTTCGGCCCGGCCAACGGCAAGCCCATCATCTCGCCGTCGCAGGACATCGTGATGGGCGTGTACTTCATCACCGTCGGCATTGCCGACGAGGTCGCCGACAACAAACGCCCCCGCTTCAAGGACCGGCGCGAGGCGATGCTCGCCTACGACCAGGGCAAGATCACGATCCACCAGCAGATCTATGTCCGCCTCGACGGCTTCGACGCGGTCGTGGACGACCAGGGCAAGGCCCCCAAGCCCCTCGCCGCCGACCGCCGGGTCCTCACCACCGTCGGCCGCATCCTGTTCTCAGACATCCTCGAACGCGGCATGCCCTTCTACAACTGCGCCCTGGGCAAGAAGGGGTGCGCCCGCGTCATCGACGACTGCTACGCCATCTGCGGCCGCCCGGCGACCATCGACCTGCTCGACCGCCTCAAGGAGATCGGCTTCAAGCAGTCGACCCTCGCCGGCCTCTCCTTCGGCATCACCGACCTCCGCATCCCCGACGCCAAGAAGGAGCTCATCCAGGACGCGGAGAAGAAGGTCAACCGCGTCGAGAAGAACTTCGAGCGAGGCCTCATCACCGAGCGCGAGCGGTACAACCAGCTGCTCGACATCTGGTCCCACTGCCGCGAGGAGGTCACGAAGAAGCTCGTCGCCACCCTCAAGAGCGACCGGCGCGATGCGGACGGCAACGAACTGGCCACCGAGGCCAAGACCGGCCGCATGTACCTCAACCCCGTCTACCTCATGGGTGACTCGGGCGCCCGCGGCAACATCAGCCAGATGATGCAGCTCGCCGGCATGCGAGGCCTCATGGCCAAGCCCTCGGGCGAGATCATCGAGACGCCCATCCGCGCCAACTTCCGCGAGGGCCTCCACATCCTCGAGTACTTCTCCTCCACCCACGGTGCCCGCAAGGGTCTCGCCGACACCGCCCTCAAGACCGCCGACTCGGGCTACCTCACCCGCAAGCTCTGCGACGTGGCGCAGTCCGTGATCATCTCCGAGCACAACTGCGGCAGCCAGCGCGGCATCATCAAGCGGGCCATCTACAAGGGCGAGAACGTCGCCGTCCCGCTCGGCGAGCAGGTCCTCGGCCGCATCGCCCGGCGCGCGGTGGTCAACCCCAGGACCGACGAGGTCGTGGTCGCCGAGAACGAGATGATCACCGAGGAGACCGCGCGGCGCATCGACGAACTCGGGATCGAGAGCGTCGAGGTCCGCTCGCCGCTCACCAGCGAGAGCCGCTTCGGCTGCTCCGTGCTCGACTACGGCATGGACCGCTCCACCGGCAAGCTCGTCGAGCCCGGCATGGCGGTGGGCATCATCGCCGCCCAGTCGATCGGCGAGCCGGGAACGCAGCTCACGATGCGTACGTTCCACACCGGCGGCATCGGCCAGCGATCCGCCGCGGAAACGCAGTACCAGGCCCTCAACGGCGGCAAGGTCGAGCTACGCGACTGCAACGAGGTCGCGGTCAAGGACGACGACGGCAACGACGTCATGGTCGCCCTCAAGCGCAACGGCGAGATGGCAATCATGGACGCCAAGGGCCGCGAGCTGGAGAAGACCAAGGTTCCCTACGGCGCCTACATCATGGTCAAGACCGGCGACGAGGTCCGCAAGGGCCAGATCCTGGTCAAGTGGGACCCGCACCGCCTCCCGACCCTCGCCGAGAAGGAGGGCACGATCCAGTTCGTCGACATCGAGATCGGCGAGACGGTCCGCGAGGAGGACTCCGGCCAGGGCCGCAAGGCGCTGGTTGTCATCGAGCACAAGGGCGACAAGCACCCGCAGATCAACATCGTCGACCCCCAGGGCAACATCCTGGACTTCCACTACCTCCCCGCCAAGGCCCGCATCGAGGTCACCGACGGCCAGGAGATCAAGGCCGGCCACATGCTCGCCCGCCAGCCCCGCTCCGCCGCGGGCTCGCAGGACATCGTCGGCGGTCTCCCCCGCGTCACGGAGATCTTCGAAGCCCGCAAGCCCAAGGACCCGGCCGTCATGGCCGAGATCTCGGGTCGCGTCGAGATCCACTCCGACAAGCGCAAGGGCAAGATGACCATCCGTGTCATCTCCGATGCGGGGATCGAGAAGGACCACCACGTTCCGCAGGACCGCCACCTGCTCGTCCACACCGGCGACTACGTCCAGGCCGGCGACGCCCTCACCGAGGGCCCGCTGGTGCCGCACGACATCCTGCGGATCAAGGGCGAGGAAGCGCTCTGGATGTACATGCTCGACGAGGTGCAGAACGTGTACCGCGCCCAGGGCGTCGTGATCGACGACAAGCACATCGAGGTCATCCTCGCGCAGATGCTCCGCAAGGTCCGCGTCGAGAACCCCGGCGACACCGACCTGCTCCCCCACGACGTCGTGGACAAGTTCGAGTTCCGGCGCCGGAACTCGGAGATCGCGGAGATGGTCCGTATCACCGAGCCGGGCGGCACCGATCTGCCCAAGGACGCGATGGTCACCAAGGCCGAGGTCCGCGAGGCCAACGCCAAGGCGGAGGCCGCCGGCAAGGACGGCGCCAAGGGCAAGAAGGCCCGCCCGGCGACCGGCCGCACCCTGCTGCTGGGCATCACCAAGGCCTCGCTGCAGAGCGAGTCGTTCCTCTCGGGCGCCTCGTTCCAGGAAACGACCAAGGTCCTCACCGAGGCCTCCCTCCGCGGCGCGACCGACGAGCTGGTCGGCCTCAAGGAGAACGTCCTCCTGGGCCACCTCATCCCCGCCGGCACCGGCTTCAAGCCGTGGCAGGCCATCCGCGTCAAGCCGCTCGTTGACCTTCCCGAGTCGGATGACGACGGCGACGAGGCGACGATGCTCGAGGAAGCCACCCGGGCGGCCGAGGCACTCGGGGCGGACCGGAATGACAAGGTCGGCGTCCCGCGGGTTGAGATGCCCGGCGTGGGTGTGGGCGGCCACGCTCCCGTCAGCACCGAGGGCTGA